The following proteins are encoded in a genomic region of Bacteroidota bacterium:
- a CDS encoding ATP-binding protein produces the protein MRKITILLYIILCACINSFSQQFITHHYTNKDYKGEQKIWDAKEDNYGRIWFANNEGIIRFDGNNWTLYRTPTAARHLAFSKSGDLYIACLGDFGILEFKQDGSAAYSSLLNQNSLSDKKTGGDENVFIAGDDIYFYMRKHLVTVKKSGNEYQTLVLPNAGEYAGAFTDDKYLYVNVIGKGLGIIQHGNFSPYKTAIGLEKYDIIGGMLTTKGLTILSNYNGIFNFKDNLSAGQTSSLNSFAKKGTTAFCKFKNQQYVIGTLHDGVKIFGNDGSEIYSLALPSNEIYSIYLDAEGNLWVGHAKGLSHVLLNLPIQSFPNLDFNGHGTDMHLEGSNLYLATTSGVYIIDVNHPNLLKPVKGINGECWDLYEENGIILVATSAGLYQIIEAVANPLVSQEIFTNIQKGNRTGTIYAFAATGCWKFTIQGSKIKSDGKLKNLNQLATSIYENADGTAWIGSYLSGLLKYPEMKISDNSDLKSGKVYIRIKDGKPLFQSKNNIYIIEGAGFRKDDLLSQTYGGAENKNNILTAIIWIYTKSRLKHIVNNKLEEHSAAYCISGTPTAVCESGNELWMAFEEKLYRMKPEQVLSRKLIANVSLVKYGTDIIAHNGIYFDEKGNQTLEQTMLPKIDFENNAIRIEFGINSFINPEGNNYRYKIDGLSNNWSNWQKQSYIELKGLSGGLYTLYVQGQDSEGNTSGETTYTFRILNPWYLTWWAILIYVFLLFILIYFIFKIYNKRLVIANEKLESVVADRTAELSSSIETLKTTQEQLVQSEKLAALGQMTAGIAHEIQNPLNFVTNFSKISQELIDDLNDSKDDTERKEIIEDLINNLRKINEHGQRASSIVKNMLEHSRKGSGEKQPMSINDLCNEYIKLAFQSSKANLPEFQCEISQNFDPSIPKLNAVQQDISRVLLNLFNNALYAVAEKQKNGDSSYKPNVSVSTLLQGKEIILKVRDNGMGIPEKTKEKIFEPFFSTKPSGSGTGLGLSLSYDIIKAHRGTISVESKEGEFTEFNIILPV, from the coding sequence ATGCGTAAAATAACCATACTTCTATATATCATACTTTGTGCTTGCATAAATTCATTTTCACAACAGTTTATAACGCATCATTATACCAATAAAGATTATAAAGGTGAACAAAAAATATGGGATGCTAAAGAAGATAATTATGGTCGGATCTGGTTTGCCAATAATGAGGGTATTATACGTTTTGATGGAAATAATTGGACCTTATATAGAACGCCAACTGCGGCTAGACACTTAGCATTTAGTAAGAGTGGCGATTTATATATAGCTTGCTTGGGCGATTTCGGTATCCTTGAGTTCAAGCAAGATGGATCGGCTGCATATAGTAGTTTACTCAATCAAAATAGCCTGAGCGATAAAAAAACAGGCGGCGATGAAAATGTATTTATTGCTGGCGATGATATATATTTTTATATGCGTAAACATTTGGTTACCGTAAAAAAATCGGGCAATGAATATCAAACGCTCGTACTTCCCAATGCTGGCGAATATGCAGGAGCATTTACTGATGATAAATACTTATATGTGAATGTAATTGGCAAGGGACTTGGCATTATTCAGCACGGTAATTTTAGCCCTTATAAAACAGCAATCGGACTTGAAAAATATGATATAATTGGTGGTATGCTTACTACAAAAGGATTAACTATCCTTTCCAATTATAATGGCATTTTTAATTTCAAAGATAATTTATCGGCTGGCCAAACTTCGTCACTGAATTCTTTTGCAAAAAAAGGTACTACTGCTTTTTGTAAATTCAAAAATCAACAGTATGTGATAGGAACCCTGCACGATGGTGTTAAAATATTTGGCAACGATGGTTCAGAAATATATAGTTTGGCATTACCCTCAAACGAAATATATAGTATATACCTCGATGCCGAAGGGAATTTATGGGTAGGCCATGCCAAAGGATTGTCGCATGTTCTATTGAATTTACCAATTCAATCATTTCCAAATCTGGATTTCAACGGACATGGAACCGATATGCATTTGGAAGGAAGTAATTTGTATTTAGCTACTACAAGTGGTGTATATATAATAGATGTGAACCATCCTAATTTACTGAAACCTGTTAAGGGAATTAATGGTGAATGTTGGGATTTGTATGAGGAGAATGGCATTATATTGGTTGCAACCTCTGCGGGTTTATACCAAATAATTGAAGCTGTGGCAAACCCACTTGTGTCACAAGAAATATTTACCAATATCCAAAAAGGAAACCGTACTGGAACTATATATGCATTTGCTGCAACGGGCTGCTGGAAATTTACCATACAAGGAAGCAAGATAAAATCGGATGGGAAACTAAAAAACCTAAATCAACTAGCTACCTCCATATACGAGAATGCTGATGGCACCGCATGGATTGGTAGCTATTTGAGCGGCTTACTCAAATACCCTGAGATGAAAATTTCGGATAATTCAGACCTGAAATCAGGGAAGGTATATATTAGAATTAAAGATGGTAAACCCTTGTTTCAGAGTAAGAACAATATATATATAATTGAGGGTGCTGGTTTTAGAAAGGATGACCTCCTATCGCAAACTTATGGTGGTGCAGAAAATAAAAACAATATACTTACTGCCATCATTTGGATATATACCAAAAGCAGACTTAAACATATAGTGAACAATAAATTAGAAGAGCATTCCGCAGCTTATTGTATTAGTGGGACACCTACGGCTGTGTGCGAAAGCGGCAATGAATTGTGGATGGCTTTCGAAGAGAAGCTATATAGAATGAAGCCAGAACAAGTTCTTAGCAGAAAACTTATAGCCAACGTCAGTTTGGTAAAATATGGTACTGATATTATAGCCCACAACGGAATTTATTTCGATGAAAAAGGGAACCAAACTTTAGAACAAACAATGTTACCCAAAATTGATTTCGAGAACAATGCTATACGAATAGAATTTGGAATAAATTCATTTATCAACCCCGAAGGTAATAATTACAGATATAAAATAGATGGTCTTTCGAACAATTGGAGTAATTGGCAAAAGCAGAGTTATATAGAATTAAAAGGATTATCGGGCGGATTGTATACATTGTATGTTCAAGGACAAGATTCTGAAGGTAATACTTCGGGTGAAACTACCTATACATTTAGAATTCTAAATCCATGGTATTTAACTTGGTGGGCTATACTTATATATGTATTTTTATTGTTTATACTTATATATTTCATCTTCAAAATATATAATAAACGCTTGGTAATAGCTAACGAAAAACTCGAAAGTGTAGTAGCGGATCGTACTGCGGAACTGAGTAGCTCAATAGAAACGCTAAAGACCACACAGGAACAACTGGTGCAAAGCGAAAAGCTTGCGGCACTGGGGCAAATGACTGCTGGCATTGCTCACGAAATACAAAACCCTTTAAATTTTGTAACCAATTTCTCTAAAATTTCTCAAGAATTAATTGATGATTTGAATGATAGTAAAGATGATACCGAACGCAAAGAAATAATCGAAGATTTAATTAACAATCTAAGAAAAATAAATGAGCATGGGCAACGGGCCAGTAGTATTGTAAAGAATATGCTAGAACATAGTCGAAAAGGTTCGGGCGAAAAACAACCTATGTCCATCAATGATTTATGCAACGAATATATAAAACTTGCTTTCCAGTCGAGCAAAGCCAACTTACCCGAATTCCAATGCGAAATTTCTCAAAACTTTGATCCTTCAATTCCCAAGCTTAATGCAGTTCAACAAGACATTAGCAGGGTATTATTAAATTTATTCAACAATGCACTGTATGCTGTTGCCGAAAAACAAAAAAATGGTGATAGTTCTTATAAGCCTAATGTGTCCGTAAGCACCCTATTGCAGGGCAAAGAAATTATCCTAAAAGTGAGGGACAATGGAATGGGGATACCTGAAAAAACAAAAGAGAAAATTTTTGAACCTTTCTTTAGTACCAAACCTTCAGGTAGTGGAACTGGTTTAGGGTTGAGCCTGAGTTATGATATAATAAAAGCACACCGAGGTACTATTTCTGTTGAGAGTAAGGAAGGTGAGTTTACAGAGTTTAATATTATACTGCCAGTATAA